From a single Natronorubrum tibetense GA33 genomic region:
- a CDS encoding phenylacetate--CoA ligase family protein encodes MAELWNPLLERMPRDRLERRQIRKFREQAVYVYENVPVFRRKLDRAGIVPEEIDSFEDIRAVPTTTKDELRRAQETGADDSDGSSGRTERATETRSTPYGELLAVEPEAVREYHQTSGTSGTPLRQADSGRDWEWWSDCWATVLWSQGIRPDDRVFFPFSYNVFVAFWAAHYACERIGAEVVPGGNLSSAERVQLMDDLEATVFMTTPTYALRLGEVAEQEGIDPAATSIERIVCAGEPGASVPGTKAKLEERWGATVHDHAGATETGAWGYSCEGDSLGLHFNEAQFLIEVVDDDGDPVEPGETGTLIVTPLDRHAQPYLRFEQRDRVRLEEPSACDCGRTFRLADGGVLGRDDDFTTVNGVLLSPTAVEDVVRQHDDVADEYKIVIDEHDEKESDVVTLISEAKTQDVETTRTELRHRLKQACGLSFRITLREQGALERPELKADRVVDQRVNHV; translated from the coding sequence ATGGCCGAACTGTGGAACCCGTTACTCGAGAGGATGCCGCGTGATCGACTCGAGCGACGGCAGATCCGGAAGTTCAGGGAGCAAGCCGTCTACGTATACGAGAACGTCCCCGTGTTTCGGCGAAAACTCGATCGAGCGGGCATCGTTCCCGAAGAGATCGACTCGTTCGAGGATATCCGTGCCGTCCCGACGACGACGAAAGACGAACTACGCCGGGCACAGGAAACGGGGGCTGACGACTCCGACGGATCGTCGGGCCGGACCGAGCGAGCGACCGAGACGAGATCGACACCGTACGGAGAGCTTCTCGCCGTGGAACCGGAGGCAGTCCGCGAGTACCACCAGACCTCCGGGACCAGCGGCACGCCGCTCCGACAGGCGGATTCGGGTCGGGACTGGGAGTGGTGGAGCGACTGCTGGGCGACGGTCCTCTGGTCGCAGGGGATTCGACCGGACGACCGGGTCTTCTTCCCGTTCTCCTACAACGTCTTCGTCGCGTTCTGGGCCGCACACTACGCCTGCGAGCGGATCGGTGCCGAGGTCGTTCCCGGCGGTAACCTTTCGTCCGCCGAACGCGTCCAACTGATGGACGACCTCGAGGCGACGGTCTTCATGACCACGCCGACGTACGCGCTTCGACTCGGAGAGGTCGCCGAGCAGGAGGGGATCGATCCCGCGGCAACCAGCATCGAACGGATCGTCTGTGCCGGCGAGCCCGGCGCAAGCGTTCCGGGGACGAAAGCGAAACTCGAGGAGCGCTGGGGAGCGACGGTCCACGACCACGCCGGCGCAACGGAAACCGGCGCGTGGGGGTACAGCTGCGAGGGCGACTCGCTCGGCCTCCACTTCAACGAGGCTCAGTTCCTGATCGAGGTGGTCGACGACGACGGCGACCCGGTCGAACCGGGCGAAACAGGTACGCTAATCGTCACGCCGCTCGACCGACACGCCCAGCCGTATCTCCGGTTCGAACAGCGCGATCGAGTGCGACTCGAGGAGCCGAGCGCCTGCGACTGCGGGCGGACGTTTCGCCTCGCCGACGGCGGCGTTCTCGGCAGAGACGACGACTTCACGACGGTCAACGGCGTGTTGCTCTCGCCGACGGCGGTCGAAGACGTCGTCCGCCAGCACGACGACGTGGCTGACGAGTACAAGATCGTCATCGACGAACACGACGAGAAGGAATCGGACGTCGTTACTCTGATCAGCGAGGCGAAAACGCAGGACGTAGAGACGACCAGGACCGAGCTTCGACACCGGCTCAAACAGGCCTGTGGCCTCTCGTTTCGAATCACGCTGCGCGAGCAAGGTGCCCTCGAGCGACCCGAACTCAAAGCCGATCGCGTCGTCGACCAGCGGGTGAATCATGTCTGA
- a CDS encoding GNAT family N-acetyltransferase: MFGRDRMDSLERQYASGDREYTIRQYREGDREELLAVYQEVLDSTLSDDWFAWKYETNPYTEDIPVYVAEFDGELVGAVGFWVLELHTGSRQIPAVQSCDGAVRPEHRREGLFTELFRIGLDRFAADGFEIVFDFPNQLSKATFEKYGWQLVERQETYFRVQQPDAMVDGESVGPLSALIRGGARVLSRGYLAAKSRQRPSVADHPKIDVDRSATIPSRTLAALYRHDIPDKLHLVRDETFYEWRFGNPHWEYTTYVGRYDGSPVAAVTTGTKVDGGATITHLTDIVPLVSSRPRTAVLVSVLEAILEANEDAALVVAPSGVIPDDVLSAYGFRSDRTVPLSLVSTPTIHGVYALMDDDEADGDRWVLDGKRVTDPEAWRTTFSEYDTG; this comes from the coding sequence ATGTTCGGACGGGATCGGATGGATTCGTTGGAGCGACAGTACGCCAGCGGCGACCGCGAGTACACCATCCGGCAGTACCGCGAGGGAGATCGTGAGGAACTACTCGCGGTGTACCAGGAGGTGCTGGATTCGACGCTGTCCGATGACTGGTTCGCGTGGAAGTACGAAACCAACCCGTACACCGAAGATATCCCGGTTTACGTCGCCGAGTTCGACGGCGAACTCGTCGGCGCGGTCGGCTTCTGGGTCCTCGAGTTACACACCGGTTCGCGGCAGATTCCCGCCGTTCAGTCCTGTGATGGCGCGGTTCGACCCGAACACCGGCGGGAGGGGCTGTTCACCGAACTGTTCAGGATCGGGCTCGATCGGTTCGCCGCCGACGGGTTCGAGATCGTGTTCGATTTCCCGAATCAGTTGAGCAAAGCGACGTTCGAGAAGTACGGCTGGCAGCTCGTCGAGCGCCAGGAGACGTACTTCCGGGTCCAACAGCCCGACGCGATGGTCGACGGCGAGTCGGTCGGTCCCCTCTCCGCGCTGATCCGGGGCGGCGCTCGAGTGCTCTCTCGAGGGTATCTCGCGGCGAAATCCCGGCAACGGCCATCGGTCGCCGACCACCCGAAGATCGACGTCGACCGAAGTGCGACGATTCCAAGCCGGACGCTCGCGGCGCTCTACCGACACGACATCCCCGACAAACTCCACCTCGTCCGCGACGAGACGTTCTACGAGTGGCGCTTTGGCAACCCCCACTGGGAGTACACGACCTACGTCGGACGCTACGACGGCTCGCCGGTCGCTGCAGTCACCACCGGAACGAAGGTCGACGGCGGGGCGACTATCACGCACCTCACCGACATCGTGCCGCTCGTCTCGAGCCGACCCCGTACGGCCGTCCTGGTCTCCGTTCTCGAGGCGATCCTCGAGGCGAACGAGGACGCGGCGCTCGTTGTCGCGCCGTCCGGCGTGATTCCGGACGACGTGCTCTCGGCGTACGGCTTTCGAAGCGATCGGACCGTCCCGCTCTCGCTGGTCTCGACGCCGACGATCCACGGCGTCTACGCGCTGATGGACGACGACGAGGCGGACGGCGACCGATGGGTCCTCGACGGCAAGCGAGTGACGGATCCCGAAGCCTGGCGGACGACGTTCAGCGAGTACGACACGGGCTGA
- a CDS encoding 30S ribosomal protein S14, protein MTSDASTNSVGETTDNADPSAKRTGNERVCRDTGREQGLIAKYDIWLCRQSFREMAREMGFRKYD, encoded by the coding sequence ATGACCAGTGACGCGTCGACTAACTCCGTGGGCGAAACAACCGACAACGCCGACCCGAGCGCCAAACGTACCGGAAACGAACGCGTCTGTAGAGACACTGGCCGAGAACAGGGCTTGATCGCGAAGTACGACATCTGGCTCTGCCGACAGTCGTTTCGAGAGATGGCCCGCGAGATGGGGTTTCGAAAGTACGACTGA
- a CDS encoding DUF7511 domain-containing protein, giving the protein MTHQDSNDNAIEAGSPPAVEEPASECLAVVEPTDSGPDLCTIYSVASEDSLVTAWISAREGSYRTLADAR; this is encoded by the coding sequence TTGACTCATCAGGACTCGAACGACAACGCGATCGAAGCGGGGTCACCACCGGCCGTCGAAGAACCAGCGTCGGAGTGTCTCGCGGTCGTTGAACCGACCGATTCGGGGCCGGATCTGTGTACGATCTACTCGGTCGCGTCCGAGGACTCGCTGGTTACGGCGTGGATCTCGGCCCGAGAAGGATCGTATCGCACGCTTGCAGACGCACGATAA
- a CDS encoding GTP-binding protein, with protein sequence MEEQTIPVTVLSGTLGAGKTTTLNHLLRESGDRDLAVLVNDMGEVNVDADLVAESSDISADEEELVELSNGCICCELRGDLLDAIGGLTREREFDAIVVESTGVAEPLPVAQTLTLGFDQSDVDPTEFYEETGIEPLEGCHLDTTVTVVDAHQFNEAMQSDEILDDDGTKKHLGDLLVEQVEFCDVLLLNKCDLVDEATLAEIEATVETLQPRAEIVRTTHGRIETDDIIDTGRFDFEEASRSAGWMQELQEPHESAEEEHGVTSFVFGAQRPFHPERFAELLDAFPENVVRSKGHFWLAGREEMALMLNVAGRSIRVAPAGNWIATLPPEEREEQFDAYPELEETWDDEWGDRGTRLVVIGTEMDHESIRNHLELCLLTDEEMEADWEAFDDRFPTFEEPDEAEEGEPGEPDHDSQEEIGIAD encoded by the coding sequence ATGGAAGAGCAGACGATCCCCGTGACGGTGCTTTCCGGGACGCTCGGCGCTGGCAAGACGACCACGCTCAACCATCTCCTACGCGAGAGCGGCGATCGAGACCTCGCCGTGCTCGTCAACGACATGGGCGAGGTGAACGTCGACGCGGACCTCGTCGCCGAATCGTCCGACATTTCTGCGGACGAAGAGGAGTTGGTCGAGCTTTCGAACGGCTGTATCTGCTGTGAGCTACGCGGCGACCTGCTCGACGCGATCGGTGGACTCACCCGCGAACGGGAGTTCGACGCGATCGTCGTCGAGTCGACGGGCGTCGCCGAACCGCTCCCCGTCGCACAGACGCTCACGCTCGGATTCGACCAGTCGGACGTCGATCCCACGGAGTTCTACGAGGAGACGGGAATCGAGCCACTCGAGGGCTGCCACCTCGATACGACGGTGACGGTCGTCGACGCCCACCAGTTCAACGAGGCGATGCAGTCGGACGAGATTCTCGACGACGACGGGACGAAAAAACACCTCGGCGACCTGCTCGTCGAGCAGGTGGAGTTCTGTGACGTGCTCCTGTTAAACAAGTGTGATCTCGTCGACGAAGCGACGCTGGCCGAGATCGAAGCGACGGTCGAGACGCTCCAACCTCGAGCCGAGATCGTTCGGACGACGCACGGTCGAATCGAGACTGACGACATCATCGACACCGGTCGGTTCGATTTCGAGGAGGCGAGCCGATCGGCCGGCTGGATGCAGGAACTTCAGGAGCCTCACGAATCGGCCGAAGAAGAACACGGTGTCACCTCGTTCGTCTTCGGCGCGCAACGTCCCTTCCACCCCGAACGGTTCGCCGAACTGCTCGACGCGTTCCCCGAGAACGTCGTCCGATCGAAAGGTCACTTCTGGCTCGCCGGCCGCGAGGAGATGGCGCTCATGCTGAACGTCGCGGGACGATCGATCCGAGTCGCACCCGCCGGGAACTGGATCGCAACGCTCCCGCCCGAGGAACGCGAGGAGCAGTTCGACGCCTATCCCGAACTCGAGGAGACCTGGGACGACGAGTGGGGGGATCGCGGAACGAGACTCGTCGTCATCGGGACCGAGATGGACCACGAGTCGATCCGGAACCATCTCGAACTCTGTCTGCTCACCGACGAGGAGATGGAGGCCGACTGGGAGGCCTTCGACGATCGCTTCCCGACGTTCGAGGAACCCGACGAGGCCGAAGAAGGGGAGCCAGGAGAACCGGACCACGATAGCCAAGAAGAGATCGGAATCGCAGATTGA
- a CDS encoding FAD/NAD(P)-binding protein, translating to MTTDNSTRKFGCTIVGGGIHGTYLAQRLLDETQFDRDDVLIVDPHDRLLASFREKAKACGMEALRSTFVHHIGTEPFGLESFAEANDREDELVPTVDYPPRPSIDLFLDYSESVIDRKDLGSLHRRAAVDAVHELPSEAGLRLETTAGPIDTERCVLAIGYGGRYRWPDWAVELDGVEHVWDGFVPDASVDRTIVVGGGITAAQVACDLSKTQSVSLLSRHPFEWEVSEADPPWINWSHIEETLHQHPPGSSDRLEVISAARNTGTIPPYRYQEFEDRIDEGALTLAQGAVDSAAVEDGSVRLSLDHGLELLGDRVVLATGFEPVFDHPFVDQIADGLDLARGYRGMPVLDDDTLAWQGEDGRPVPLYVSGALALGSVGPYAPNVPGARRAGDRITAAITQRIRRSDATGMNESVHRTEVFD from the coding sequence ATGACGACAGACAACTCAACCCGGAAGTTCGGCTGTACCATTGTCGGAGGCGGTATCCACGGCACGTATCTCGCCCAGCGTCTCCTCGACGAGACGCAGTTTGACAGGGACGACGTACTCATCGTCGACCCGCACGATCGGTTGCTGGCGTCGTTTCGCGAGAAGGCCAAAGCCTGTGGGATGGAGGCACTCCGATCGACGTTCGTCCACCACATCGGAACCGAACCGTTCGGTCTCGAGAGTTTCGCCGAAGCGAACGATCGGGAGGACGAACTCGTTCCGACGGTCGACTACCCGCCGCGGCCGTCCATTGATCTCTTCCTGGATTATTCGGAATCCGTGATCGACCGAAAGGATCTCGGCTCGCTGCATCGTCGGGCCGCCGTCGACGCAGTTCACGAACTCCCCAGCGAGGCGGGGCTTCGACTCGAGACGACTGCGGGACCGATCGACACCGAACGCTGCGTCTTGGCGATCGGCTACGGCGGTCGGTACCGCTGGCCCGACTGGGCCGTCGAACTCGACGGCGTCGAACACGTCTGGGACGGGTTCGTACCCGACGCGTCGGTCGATCGAACCATCGTCGTCGGCGGCGGCATCACGGCCGCCCAAGTCGCGTGTGACTTGAGCAAAACGCAGTCGGTGTCCCTGCTCTCACGGCATCCGTTCGAATGGGAGGTCTCCGAGGCGGATCCACCGTGGATCAACTGGTCGCACATCGAGGAAACCCTCCACCAACATCCACCGGGATCGAGCGACCGGCTCGAGGTGATTTCGGCTGCTAGGAACACTGGAACGATTCCGCCGTACCGCTATCAGGAGTTCGAGGACCGAATCGACGAGGGCGCACTTACGCTCGCACAGGGAGCGGTCGACTCGGCCGCGGTCGAAGACGGATCGGTTCGGCTCTCGCTGGATCACGGGTTGGAGCTACTAGGCGACCGCGTCGTTCTCGCGACCGGATTCGAACCGGTGTTCGATCACCCGTTCGTCGATCAAATCGCGGACGGACTCGATCTAGCGCGTGGCTATCGAGGGATGCCCGTTCTCGACGATGACACGCTCGCCTGGCAGGGCGAGGACGGACGACCCGTTCCGTTGTACGTCTCCGGGGCACTCGCGCTCGGATCGGTCGGTCCGTACGCGCCCAACGTTCCGGGAGCCAGGCGAGCAGGCGATCGGATTACGGCCGCGATCACCCAACGCATTCGTCGTTCTGACGCGACAGGTATGAACGAATCAGTGCACCGAACGGAAGTTTTCGACTGA
- a CDS encoding FAD/NAD(P)-binding protein: protein MAPLTVMSETDTDAVVTIVGGGVHGVHLAVRLLQADLIDPNKLRIVDPVGLLESFRRTCRQCGMVEFRSPFVHHVATDPFSLRDFAQARGREDELRPTTVGAERPTTSLFFDHAEWICDRYDLESLHTDARVTAIEDTRRAVEIETTEGRISTRWCLLAVGHGRSVTYPEWATELISTQPVTHVLDPSFDRDSVGETASVGIVGGGITAAQLATTLSQLPGRDVVLFARSPFRVETLEASTDWMHFSGVIEKFHEHPPASRAREELVAEARYDGTMPPYVFRRLQRALERKRIELERSEITVATEAGGTVVATCQDGTAFCLDELIFATGFGSPYDGGLFRHLRRQSTLQTGYCGAPVLDDETLRWMRRDGSPSRIAVSGVAAQQVLGPFARNVIGARRAGALIVGFLESKLGAEMCETKP from the coding sequence ATGGCTCCGCTGACGGTGATGTCGGAGACGGATACTGACGCCGTCGTCACGATCGTCGGTGGCGGCGTCCACGGTGTTCATCTGGCTGTTCGGCTCCTTCAGGCGGATCTGATCGATCCCAACAAGCTGCGTATCGTCGATCCAGTTGGCCTCCTCGAGTCGTTTCGGCGAACGTGTCGCCAGTGTGGAATGGTCGAGTTCAGATCGCCGTTCGTCCACCACGTCGCTACCGATCCGTTCTCTCTCAGGGATTTCGCTCAGGCACGTGGCCGTGAGGACGAACTGCGTCCGACGACGGTCGGTGCGGAACGACCGACGACATCGCTGTTCTTCGACCACGCGGAGTGGATCTGTGATCGATACGATCTCGAATCGCTTCACACGGATGCTCGAGTCACTGCAATCGAGGACACGCGGCGTGCCGTGGAGATCGAAACCACAGAGGGCCGCATATCAACCCGGTGGTGTCTCCTCGCCGTCGGACACGGTCGCTCTGTTACCTATCCGGAGTGGGCAACGGAACTGATCTCGACACAACCGGTGACCCACGTCTTGGATCCATCTTTCGACCGCGATTCGGTCGGCGAAACGGCATCCGTCGGCATCGTCGGTGGCGGAATCACTGCCGCCCAACTCGCCACGACGCTCTCCCAACTGCCGGGACGAGACGTGGTTCTGTTCGCCCGAAGCCCGTTTCGCGTCGAGACACTCGAGGCGAGCACCGACTGGATGCACTTCTCGGGCGTTATCGAGAAATTCCACGAACATCCACCGGCGTCGCGTGCCCGCGAGGAACTGGTAGCCGAGGCTCGATACGATGGTACGATGCCACCGTACGTGTTTCGCCGACTACAGCGGGCGCTCGAGCGCAAGCGAATCGAACTCGAGCGATCCGAAATAACGGTCGCGACTGAAGCTGGCGGAACGGTCGTCGCTACCTGTCAAGACGGCACTGCGTTCTGTCTCGACGAATTGATCTTTGCGACGGGGTTCGGTTCGCCGTACGACGGTGGACTGTTTCGCCACCTCCGCCGGCAATCGACACTGCAAACGGGCTACTGTGGGGCACCCGTCCTCGACGACGAGACGCTCCGGTGGATGCGTCGAGACGGATCGCCCTCGCGGATCGCGGTTTCGGGCGTCGCCGCACAGCAGGTCCTCGGTCCGTTCGCTCGCAACGTGATCGGTGCCAGGAGAGCGGGAGCGCTCATCGTTGGGTTTCTCGAGTCCAAACTCGGGGCCGAAATGTGCGAGACGAAGCCGTGA
- a CDS encoding ATP-binding protein, which produces MSTNPTAIGALEDESECETRRLAFAGDPGVGKTTIAALVASRLAERTRVQITGEATRLVKDRETSTDDALGVEWTVEDCPPGVEAVGERTEHLDVVFVVTTPEKLESATKYERRVSKHDIECFLVVNRFHEAAKERLRTFDGPELAEYFYTDEDISTAIAGGRVPVLPEWTVESILIEALQPDRQRAERALEALECDERSIVNVEVEERGDAETLVDSFGTAGYIAAYFQCNCRCHDGHVLARR; this is translated from the coding sequence GTGTCAACGAACCCAACGGCGATCGGAGCGCTCGAGGATGAGTCCGAGTGCGAGACGCGTCGTCTCGCGTTCGCCGGCGATCCGGGTGTCGGGAAGACGACGATCGCCGCGCTCGTCGCGTCCCGACTGGCCGAGCGAACCCGTGTACAGATTACTGGTGAGGCAACGCGGCTGGTAAAAGACCGCGAGACGAGCACCGACGACGCGCTCGGAGTCGAATGGACGGTCGAAGATTGTCCGCCGGGCGTGGAAGCGGTCGGTGAACGAACGGAACACCTGGATGTAGTGTTCGTCGTCACGACGCCCGAGAAACTCGAGAGTGCCACGAAATATGAGCGTCGCGTGAGCAAGCATGACATCGAGTGTTTCCTCGTAGTCAATCGGTTCCACGAGGCGGCGAAGGAACGACTTCGAACGTTCGACGGCCCGGAGCTCGCGGAGTATTTCTACACTGACGAGGATATTTCGACGGCGATCGCCGGCGGACGCGTGCCGGTGCTTCCAGAGTGGACCGTCGAATCGATACTTATCGAGGCCCTCCAGCCCGATCGACAGCGGGCTGAGCGAGCACTCGAGGCGCTCGAATGCGACGAACGATCGATCGTCAACGTCGAAGTCGAGGAGCGAGGGGATGCTGAGACACTCGTCGACTCGTTCGGAACGGCGGGATATATCGCGGCCTATTTCCAGTGCAACTGTCGGTGCCACGATGGCCACGTGCTGGCACGGCGCTAA
- a CDS encoding DUF7511 domain-containing protein — protein sequence MTVNEPPLPDDGQSSDAPLELLTDDEDVWTAVPADATGDDRVCKWLSIDADALCDLEEWR from the coding sequence ATGACGGTGAACGAGCCCCCACTCCCCGACGATGGCCAATCCAGCGACGCACCGCTCGAGTTACTCACCGACGACGAGGACGTCTGGACCGCCGTCCCTGCCGATGCGACGGGCGACGATCGGGTCTGCAAGTGGCTCTCGATCGACGCCGACGCGCTCTGCGATCTCGAGGAGTGGCGGTGA
- a CDS encoding geranylgeranylglycerol-phosphate geranylgeranyltransferase, with translation MTAGETIRGVLELTRPVNVIAASALPFIGAFVAGGVADDPLAVAAAVAATGFAVGAGNAINDYFDREIDRINQPDRAIPRGAVSPRGALAFSLVLFAGAVALALTLPTAALAIAGINLVALVAYTELFKGLPGLGNALVAYLVGSTFLFGAAAVGDMGPAVVLFVLAAIATLTREIVKDVEDIDGDREEGLNTLPIAVGETRALQIAAALIVVGVAASPIPYLLGYFGVAYLLVVVPADAIMCYAAYESFEDPTAGQSHLKYGMFLAALAFVVGRAAVTMPVGF, from the coding sequence ATGACAGCGGGGGAGACGATCCGCGGGGTGCTCGAGTTGACGCGGCCGGTGAACGTGATCGCGGCGAGTGCGTTGCCGTTCATCGGCGCGTTCGTCGCCGGCGGCGTCGCCGACGATCCGCTCGCGGTGGCGGCTGCGGTCGCCGCGACCGGGTTTGCGGTCGGGGCCGGAAACGCGATCAACGACTACTTCGACCGGGAGATCGACCGGATTAACCAGCCCGACAGGGCGATTCCCCGCGGCGCGGTGAGTCCGCGGGGGGCGCTCGCGTTCAGCCTCGTCCTCTTTGCGGGTGCGGTCGCGCTCGCGCTTACGCTCCCGACGGCAGCGCTCGCGATCGCGGGGATCAACCTCGTCGCGCTGGTAGCTTACACCGAACTCTTCAAGGGGTTACCGGGGCTCGGCAACGCGCTGGTTGCTTATCTGGTCGGGAGCACGTTCCTCTTCGGTGCCGCCGCGGTCGGCGACATGGGACCGGCCGTGGTGCTCTTCGTCCTGGCGGCGATCGCGACGCTGACTCGAGAGATCGTCAAGGATGTCGAGGACATCGACGGCGACCGCGAAGAGGGGTTGAACACACTCCCGATCGCGGTCGGCGAAACGCGCGCGCTGCAGATCGCCGCTGCCCTGATCGTCGTCGGCGTCGCCGCGAGTCCGATACCCTACCTACTGGGGTACTTCGGCGTCGCGTACCTACTCGTGGTAGTCCCGGCGGACGCGATCATGTGCTATGCGGCCTACGAGAGCTTCGAGGATCCCACCGCCGGACAATCACACCTCAAATACGGAATGTTTCTCGCCGCGCTGGCGTTCGTCGTTGGCCGGGCGGCGGTGACGATGCCGGTCGGGTTCTGA
- a CDS encoding RAD55 family ATPase — MYDLADVIPDAEIDPGANLLVAGPPLTGKRQIAFDILASGADRGDGSIVVTTKDSADKVLETFTDSTTSTDANVGVVDCVTKQRGIGTVDDDPRIKYASSPVDMTGIGIKLSEFLQEFYEGRGLTENRVLLHSVSTLLMYSNLQTVFRFLHVFTGRIQSADAMGVYVIDSTAHDDQTMNTLKQLFDAVIELEETTDGEEPEIRTAGLST, encoded by the coding sequence ATGTATGACCTCGCCGATGTCATTCCGGACGCCGAAATCGATCCGGGGGCGAATCTGCTCGTCGCGGGCCCGCCACTGACCGGGAAGCGACAGATCGCGTTCGATATCCTCGCGAGCGGTGCCGATCGAGGCGACGGATCGATCGTCGTCACGACGAAAGACAGCGCCGACAAAGTTCTCGAGACGTTCACCGACTCCACCACCAGCACCGACGCCAACGTCGGTGTCGTCGACTGCGTCACGAAACAGCGCGGGATCGGCACGGTCGACGACGACCCGCGGATCAAGTACGCCTCCTCGCCCGTCGATATGACCGGCATCGGGATCAAGCTCTCCGAGTTCCTTCAGGAGTTCTACGAGGGCCGCGGGCTGACCGAGAACCGCGTGCTACTCCACTCCGTCTCGACGCTGCTTATGTATTCGAATCTCCAGACGGTGTTTCGCTTCCTCCACGTCTTCACCGGCCGCATCCAGAGCGCCGACGCTATGGGCGTCTACGTCATCGATTCGACGGCCCACGACGACCAGACGATGAACACGCTCAAACAGCTGTTCGACGCCGTTATCGAACTCGAGGAGACCACCGATGGCGAGGAACCCGAGATCCGGACGGCCGGGCTCTCGACCTGA
- a CDS encoding CoA-binding protein, whose translation MPVDTIDDLADVFEYETIAVVGCSSTPGKAAHDVPNYLRKQGYDVIPVNPFADEIFGRPVPDSLADVESEIDIVCLFRPSEEMSEIVDAALERDDIQVVWAQRGIRDDEAAARVEDDGRVVVQDRCMMVEHRRLAA comes from the coding sequence ATGCCCGTCGACACCATCGACGACCTCGCAGACGTGTTCGAGTACGAAACCATCGCCGTCGTCGGCTGCTCGAGCACCCCAGGAAAGGCCGCCCACGACGTGCCAAACTACCTGCGCAAGCAGGGCTACGACGTGATCCCGGTCAACCCCTTCGCCGACGAGATTTTCGGTCGGCCGGTCCCCGACTCGCTGGCGGACGTCGAATCGGAGATCGACATCGTCTGTCTCTTCCGCCCCAGCGAGGAGATGAGCGAGATCGTCGACGCGGCGCTCGAGCGCGATGACATCCAAGTCGTCTGGGCCCAGCGGGGAATCCGCGACGACGAGGCGGCGGCTCGCGTCGAAGACGACGGCCGGGTAGTCGTTCAGGACCGGTGTATGATGGTCGAACATCGCCGGCTCGCGGCGTGA